The following is a genomic window from Butyricimonas faecihominis.
GCCAGAATATCCGTCTTCTTCAAACAGAACAATGCTATGTTTATCATCAAAATTTCGTTACACCACTCTTGTTTAAGAGCGACCATCTCATTGATATATGATATAATTTCCCTAACATTGGCATTAGGATTTACCAATCTGAATATCCGATTTATAGTTTCTTTCGCTTCATTTTCTGTTTCTCCAAATGCTTCAACAAACAGTTTGTTGAATATACTTCGATAGTCGGTAATAACAGGAGGAGCAACACGATAAACAATAGGGAAAGTTTTATTGATAAAATACTTGGTCAGTTGTTTCGTTTGTTCGTCGGTCTCATCTCCGAATGCACAAGCTAAATGTGTTTCATCGAAAGGAATAACAGCCCAAACATTTTCAAAACCGCTATCGGCGAAGAACGTATGGATAGAAGACCATAATTCTTTTACTTTTTCAGCGGGGAGACGATCCATGTTGTCAAAAACAAGGACTAATTTACGTTGTCCTTTTTCCTTGATAAAATCAGAAATGTCTTGCATCCATGTTTTGAACTCGTAAACCGTTGGTTCGTCTTCGCTCAAAGTCTCATAGCAAACGTCCTTTTCGACTTTATCTTGATAAATAGCTAACATATAACTCCATCCATATTTATGATCTTTGCTATATGCCCATTTCCAAACGCACAATGCAATAAGAACTGGCAGTGCAGCTATGATAATAGACAATAAAGAAAACCACCATGTTGTGGGTGTAGGTTTTACTGCATACGCAATAAATGTAAATATCGGAGTTAAAACTGCAACCAAAAATGCCGCAACCATACCATTACTGATAAGGGGATATTTTTCGGTTACGGTCTCCGTTTTACGGGCTAATAAATATTTCAGCTTTTCAGACCATGATACGGTTTTCGTACCTCCACCTTTGACTTTTATTGTTGCATTTCCAGATAGGATACCATCATCAATAAGTTTGCTTGTAAGCAATTCCAATATAGAGCGGCGTTGCAAGTCCTCTTGATGTCCCCATGCGTCATACTCAAAAAAGTAATAGTCGTCTGATAATTCACGTTCCAACATTTTAACCACGTTGGATTTTCCAGATCCCCAAATACCTTCGATGCCGATAATTCGAGGTAAAGTACATTCCTCATCCAATGAATCATTCTGACAAAAATGGCGAGCAATAGTTTTTGCCAACCTTTCTTGCGAACCTCCATCGAATTTGTCAATACCACACGGTTTATTTTGGATAAACCGCGGATATTGCTGTTTGGATTGTAGTTTTGTTTCCATATACGTAATTTATTGATTATACGAACTCCAAATAATTCTCCCGATTTACCACATGAAACTCGGCATAGGGATAGGCTTCTTGGAAGGCTTTCGGTGCGGCCGGCATTTTATTTCCCCACTTGAACTCCAAGGCGGTAAGACTGTCGGCACTCTCCTCAATCAGGTCGATTTCCTGTTTGTCGTAGGTGCGCCAGAAATAGAACTCCCTGTGCAGTCCCTCATTGAAGTTCGCTTTGCGCCGCTCTCCGATGATGTAGTTCTCCCACAGCGCACCGACATCCTGCCGAATGGCCAGCGGTGAGAAAGCCCCGATAATGGCATTGCGAATGCCGTTGTCGTAGAAGTACCACTTGCCAGCTTTTGTAACCTCCTTGCGTAGGTTACGCGAATAAGCCCCCAGACGATAGATAACGAAGACCTTTTCCAATAGGTCGAGGTATTTTTCAACGGTCGTCTTGCTCATGCCGAGTTGTTTACCTAACTCTTCGTAAGAAACTTCGCTGCCCAACTGAAAAGCTATCAATCGCAGTAGATCGCGCATCTTGCTCGAATTTTTTAAGCCGTCAATTGCTAAGATATCTTTAAGCAGGTATGCACCGACAATATCACGTAGGTAGTCTGTTTTACGTTCATAGTTCTCCATCATTACTACTTCGGGATAGGAACCGTAAATCAAGCGCGCTTCGAGGTTCTGGCGGGTTTCAAGTGCCGTTTCCGTCTGTGCGATTTCCCGTTGCGAGAATGGTGTAAGGAGAAATTGCGTACTGCGGCCGACCAACGGTTCACCAGTCTTATTCAGCAAATCGAATGACGAAGAACCACTTGCCAAGACACTTATTCCCGGTATTTCATCAACTATCAACTTCAGAATACTACCGATTTGTGGTATGTTCTGTGCCTCATCAATAGCCAGCAAATCAATACCATCCAATAAATGCCGATAATTGGCTATTGAGCGATTCTCCAATAGTGCTAATGTGTCGTAGTCTTCGCCGTTGAGCATCATCGTCCTACCTGAATAGTTGTCCACAATTTTACGCATCATTACCGTTTTACCAACACGGCGAGCACCAAAAATCAGTACTGCTTTATTGGGCGCGATTCGTGCTGTAATCTTCTCTTGAAGTATTCTATTTACTGTTTCCATACCTTATAAAATATAATGCAAAGATAATCATATTTTTTTAATTGGCGAATTTTACAAAAAAAACGGGCTATTAAATGGCGATTTTTACAACCACAATCTTATGGAAGTTGTTTCATTGTTTTTAGTAATGATATATGTTCATACTATGATGACTCAATAATTTACCAGACATACGTTTCTGAAATTTGTCCTTATAGGAATGAAAAACTCACATATATTGTGCTAATTAATATATAATTAAATGAAAATAAAAAGACAGGATACGAGTATTCCTGTCTTCTCATATGTAATGGATATTTTTTTATTTTCTCATCCGCTCCAACTCCTCATCACGCAACATTCTCTCGTTCAGTTTTTCCTGCATCCTGTCAATGAAATAGGTGCGGCTTTCGTTCTTCCGGCGTTTGATATCAGTGTAGAAGCGGTAGCAGTCTTTAGAATCAACCCCGAATATCTTATAGAGAAGTGGGGCGAGCTGTTTGAGCGGCATATTGCCGTTGTTGATGCAGCCCATCACGTCTATGCCGTAGATAAGTTCCACGAGGTCGATGGCATTGCCCGTCCATTGAAGAAGGCTGGCGGTGGTTTCTGTTGCGTTGTTGGCGGATATTAGTGGTGGCACTTGGGGCGTGGCAAGGAATTTCTGCATCTTTCTTACGAAAGACAGAGCCTTGCTGACGTAGGCGGCAATCTCTCTTTTTTCTTCTGACAGATTACGTACGGGATGGTGCTGCAACTCGATTTCGATGTAGGCAAGCGCGATGACGGTAAGGTTCATGTCCATGCCGCCGTTGCACAGTTCGATCACTTGGGTGGCGAAAGCCGTGTATGCCGTTTCCATATTGCAGTCGCCGGCTTCGTTTATCAGGCGGAAAAAGTCGGTTTCCGCCAGCAAGAAATAATTCATGGTTCTGTCAATTTTGAAAATTACACTTTGTTTTCTGCGTGCGCACATGAATATAATTGGCAAAAAACGCGGCAGAAAATAAAAAATCCAACACTCAATTTTACAAAGTGCTGGATTTCAGAGGTATAAAATTCAGTATTTTTTCACAAGGACAAATTATCTCCGACTTAAATTGTTTGTAATCGGAACATTTATTCTATTCCTGAAAATAGAAATGTATGCTTGCCGCACATTTTGGCTATCTTGCTTTTTTATCAAGGATATAGATAATGCGACATACACCGTTGGGATAGCTTTTCAAAGAGGAAAGCGTCCAGTGTTGCTCTGGCAGAGCCGACTTAAAAAAATGTCGTCCGCTTCCGGATATGAAAGGAACGGTGTATAGTATGATTTCATCCACAGCGTGCATCCGCAGCAGTCCGTTTATATAGTCTGCCGTGTCCGGTGTGGCTTCCGCGAGGTAACGGATGTTTGTGCAGTCTTTTCTCCATTCGTGCAGCATTGAAATGGAATAGTCCGGTGTCACACGGTAAAAGGCTTTCTTCCTGATTTCATCAAGACCGCAACGGTCAAGGCACAAATCCTGATGTGCTTTATCATATAACTCTGAAGAAAGACATCCGTCCATCGTCAGTACGGCGAGAATCTGAACTTTACCCATAATCGTTTCCTTTCGTTAGGCAAGGGTAAAAAAGTAGCGTGCAATTCACACTACCTTCAAGCGATGGCTCTGGTAAAGCCTTTACGGAGAGTACGTGAATGCACGCTATGCGTAAGCATAGCATAAGCATCACGCAATCGTCTCCGTAGTTCCAATTTACCAGATTTTCGCTTGAAACGCCTTGCGGTCTTATCCTATATGTTGGCGGCGAAAAGCTCCTGCCAATCGCCGTTTTTCTCAAATGTTATGCAAAGATAGCCAAATTCAGTGAATTACGGGCTATGATTGCTTGAATTTATATTTAAGTCCATACTCTTCAAGTTTGCTGTATAGTGTTGTCCTGCCTATGCCGAGCAGTTCTGCGGCGACACTCCGGTTGCCGTTTGCCTGTTTCAACGCACGCAATATCCGCTCCTTATCCTCCGCGTCATTGCGCAAGGCGAAGCTGACAGTAGAGGTCGGTTTCGTCACGGCAAGTTCCAGATGCTCTTTCATGACAACACCTTCCTGCGCCTGCAATACAGCACCCATAACTTTCTGCCGAAGTTCCCGCACGTTGCCCGGCCATGCGTGTGTCAGCAACGCTTTACGTGCTTCGGAACTGAACCCGCTCACGCTACACTCCAGCTCTCTGTTTGCCATATCACGGAAGAACTCTGCCAGCGGCATAATGTCTTCTTGACAGTCACGCAACGGAGGAACGGTTATCCCGAAGTCGTGCAGGCGGTACAGAAGATCCTGCCGAAAACGCTTTTCATTCACCGATACCTCCAAATCTTCATTGGTAGCAGCGATGATGCGGACATTGAAATTCCGGTCTGCCTTGTCTCCGACCGGGCGATACCGCCTCTCCTGTATGGCACGGAGCAACATCTGTTGGGTTTCCAACGCGAGGTTTCCTACCTCGTCCAGAAACAACGTGCCGCCTTCCGCCTCATGGAAATATCCTTTCTTGGCATTGTCCGCACCTGTAAATGCACCTTTGACGTGTCCGAAGAAAGCCGACGGTGCAAGCTCTTTGGAGAGTGAACCGCAGTCCACCGCCACAAATGGCTTGCCTGCACGTTTGCTCTTGTCATGCAACAGGTGGGCAATATGCTCCTTGCCCGTGCCGTTCTCACCAAATATCATCACGCTCATATCGGTGGCGGCTACCAGCCTTATGCGGTGCATGATTTTCTGAAAGGCGGAACCTTCACGGGCGAATATAGGCATACGGCGTTGTCCTGCCTGACGTTCTTTCAGTATGGAACGGATCAGGGGGACAAGTTTATCCTCCACAAGCTGTTTGGGAATATAGTCTATCGAGCCGAGTTTCATGCTTTCCACGGCGGTATTAACTTCGGCGTAGTCGGTCATAATGATGAAGGGCTGCATCTTTCCCTCCTTTCGCATCCAGCACAAAAGGTCTATGCCACTGCCGTCAGGCAGACGCAGGTCGGCAACCACGATATCATTATCTGTTGCCTGTTGCAGATGTTTCTTCGCGGTTGAGAGGTGGTAAGCCTTCATATTGCGGTAGCCCTCCCGTGACAGCATATTGCAGACATATTCGCAATACACGATGTTGTCTTCCACCACAATTATTTTTGTCTTATTCATCTTCGTATTTTCTCCTTTCCTCTTCTGCCAACCGTATTATTTCCACTCCCTTATCCAGCACGGCAGTCACGGCATGGCTTAACGCTTCACCATCCGGGAGAGCATCGCCACGAAGCAATCCGTAAAGTACATTCAGCGGTTGGTCGGCACGGAGCACCTCCCACGAACTGCGCAGGTGGTGGATCAGGGAATCCAGCTTTTGCAGGTCTTTTTCTTTTGCTGCATCCCGTACCGCCTGCATTTC
Proteins encoded in this region:
- a CDS encoding ATP-binding protein, with the translated sequence METVNRILQEKITARIAPNKAVLIFGARRVGKTVMMRKIVDNYSGRTMMLNGEDYDTLALLENRSIANYRHLLDGIDLLAIDEAQNIPQIGSILKLIVDEIPGISVLASGSSSFDLLNKTGEPLVGRSTQFLLTPFSQREIAQTETALETRQNLEARLIYGSYPEVVMMENYERKTDYLRDIVGAYLLKDILAIDGLKNSSKMRDLLRLIAFQLGSEVSYEELGKQLGMSKTTVEKYLDLLEKVFVIYRLGAYSRNLRKEVTKAGKWYFYDNGIRNAIIGAFSPLAIRQDVGALWENYIIGERRKANFNEGLHREFYFWRTYDKQEIDLIEESADSLTALEFKWGNKMPAAPKAFQEAYPYAEFHVVNRENYLEFV
- a CDS encoding RteC domain-containing protein, producing MNYFLLAETDFFRLINEAGDCNMETAYTAFATQVIELCNGGMDMNLTVIALAYIEIELQHHPVRNLSEEKREIAAYVSKALSFVRKMQKFLATPQVPPLISANNATETTASLLQWTGNAIDLVELIYGIDVMGCINNGNMPLKQLAPLLYKIFGVDSKDCYRFYTDIKRRKNESRTYFIDRMQEKLNERMLRDEELERMRK
- a CDS encoding dihydrofolate reductase family protein; protein product: MGKVQILAVLTMDGCLSSELYDKAHQDLCLDRCGLDEIRKKAFYRVTPDYSISMLHEWRKDCTNIRYLAEATPDTADYINGLLRMHAVDEIILYTVPFISGSGRHFFKSALPEQHWTLSSLKSYPNGVCRIIYILDKKAR
- a CDS encoding sigma-54-dependent transcriptional regulator, translating into MNKTKIIVVEDNIVYCEYVCNMLSREGYRNMKAYHLSTAKKHLQQATDNDIVVADLRLPDGSGIDLLCWMRKEGKMQPFIIMTDYAEVNTAVESMKLGSIDYIPKQLVEDKLVPLIRSILKERQAGQRRMPIFAREGSAFQKIMHRIRLVAATDMSVMIFGENGTGKEHIAHLLHDKSKRAGKPFVAVDCGSLSKELAPSAFFGHVKGAFTGADNAKKGYFHEAEGGTLFLDEVGNLALETQQMLLRAIQERRYRPVGDKADRNFNVRIIAATNEDLEVSVNEKRFRQDLLYRLHDFGITVPPLRDCQEDIMPLAEFFRDMANRELECSVSGFSSEARKALLTHAWPGNVRELRQKVMGAVLQAQEGVVMKEHLELAVTKPTSTVSFALRNDAEDKERILRALKQANGNRSVAAELLGIGRTTLYSKLEEYGLKYKFKQS